From the Oryzias latipes chromosome 22, ASM223467v1 genome, one window contains:
- the LOC111946880 gene encoding uncharacterized protein LOC111946880, translating into MSFTLEDSPITEEQRAKLSALLGRFCSLFCSSGKDLGRCTLVKHHIRTVDHPPIKQRAYRAAPNKQAEIERQVSNLLADGLVEESCSPWASPVVLVKKKGGQWRFCIDYRRLNSVTIKDSHPLPRVDDSLDALSGSMWFSTLDFSNGYWQVEVAEEDREKTAFMTGRGLYQWRAMPMGLSNSPATFQRMMELALRGLPWHICMVYLDDILIYSRSFEDHMHHLEVVLTRIKDAGLKLNSQKCHFARDNVVFLGHVVSREGL; encoded by the coding sequence ATGTCATTCACCCTGGAAGACTCCCCAATTACTGAAGAGCAGAGAGCTAAACTTTCTGCCCTTCTAGGGAGATTTTGCTCTCTTTTCTGTTCCTCCGGCAAAGATCTGGGTCGCTGCACGTTGGTCAAACATCATATTCGCACGGTTGACCATCCTCCCATTAAACAGCGTGCATACAGGGCTGCGCCAAATAAACAAGCTGAAATTGAACGGCAAGTGTCAAACCTGCTAGCTGATGGGTTGGTTGAAGAGAGCTGCAGCCCCTGGGCTTCCCCTGTGGTGCTGGTGAAGAAAAAGGGAGGCCAGTGGCGTTTTTGCATTGATTATCGCCGTTTAAATTCAGTCACGATCAAAGACTCGCACCCGCTGCCAAGAGTGGATGACAGCCTAGATGCCCTGTCCGGTTCCATGTGGTTTAGCACGCTGGATTTTTCGAATGGTTACTGGCAGGTAGAAGTAGCTGAGGAAGATCGTGAGAAGACAGCTTTTATGACAGGCAGGGGGCTCTATCAGTGGCGGGCTATGCCCATGGGTCTAAGTAATTCGCCTGCCACATTTCAGCGGATGATGGAGCTCGCGCTCCGAGGCTTGCCATGGCATATTTGCATGGTGTATTTGGATGATATTCTGATTTACAGCCGCTCTTTTGAGGATCACATGCACCACTTGGAAGTGGTTTTAACGAGAATTAAGGATGCGGGGTTGAAGCTTAACTCTCAAAAGTGCCATTTTGCCAGAGATAATGTGGTTTTCTTAGGTCATGTTGTTTCCAGGGAGGGGCTTTAG